In one Neobacillus sp. CF12 genomic region, the following are encoded:
- a CDS encoding IS1595 family transposase → MWLDIYRDFSDLSPKEQLKLFTAIKEDLFPEPKADISNFVGEIREKRFSEGLACVHCGSMSVKRNGTYRSRQRYLCKDCGKSFNDMTGSPLAGTKYPHKWLKYYELMVEGYTLPKIAKELEIHISTAFYWRHKILYAIRSLGHQTLKGIIESDETFFLESEKGKKNIAHRKPRKSGGVAKKRGISKEQICVVVAHDRNGQILSQMAGKGRVTAIELDKVLGSHIDTSALLCTDTATNYKKFAQMKGLQHEPINVSKKVYVRKGIYHIQHVNGYHKRLKDWMDRFQGVATKYLDNYLFWHQYLELNKKLPFQERIKDMFLGSCQRVNFTTVELFRSA, encoded by the coding sequence ATGTGGTTAGATATTTACCGAGACTTTTCAGACCTTTCACCAAAAGAACAATTAAAGCTCTTTACCGCAATTAAGGAAGACCTATTTCCTGAACCTAAAGCCGACATTTCAAATTTTGTTGGTGAGATTCGTGAAAAACGTTTTTCCGAAGGTTTAGCGTGTGTTCATTGCGGAAGTATGTCTGTGAAGAGAAATGGTACATATCGGTCTCGACAACGCTACCTGTGTAAAGATTGCGGAAAATCTTTCAATGATATGACAGGCAGCCCATTAGCGGGCACTAAATACCCACATAAATGGCTTAAATACTATGAATTAATGGTCGAAGGTTACACATTACCTAAAATAGCTAAAGAGCTGGAGATACACATTTCAACAGCTTTTTACTGGAGACATAAAATCTTATATGCTATTCGTTCTCTTGGTCATCAAACATTAAAAGGCATAATTGAAAGTGATGAAACTTTCTTCTTAGAAAGTGAAAAGGGCAAGAAAAATATTGCTCATAGAAAGCCACGAAAAAGTGGCGGAGTGGCGAAAAAACGCGGCATTTCCAAGGAGCAAATTTGTGTAGTAGTTGCACACGATAGAAACGGTCAAATTCTCTCCCAGATGGCAGGAAAAGGACGAGTTACAGCCATTGAGTTAGATAAGGTGTTAGGAAGTCATATCGACACCTCTGCTTTGTTATGCACAGATACGGCAACTAACTACAAAAAGTTTGCCCAAATGAAAGGTCTTCAGCACGAACCAATCAATGTGAGTAAAAAAGTCTATGTTAGAAAAGGTATTTATCATATCCAGCACGTTAATGGCTACCACAAGCGTCTCAAAGATTGGATGGACCGCTTTCAAGGGGTAGCTACAAAATATCTTGATAATTACCTTTTCTGGCACCAATACCTTGAGTTGAATAAAAAGTTACCTTTTCAAGAACGAATCAAGGATATGTTTCTTGGCTCGTGTCAACGTGTAAACTTTACAACTGTTGAATTATTTCGAAGTGCTTAA
- a CDS encoding response regulator transcription factor yields MIRIVIAEDQQMLLGAFGSLLNLEEDMEVVGKASNGEEAVALVRKHQPDICIMDIEMPGKTGLEAAEELKGLDCKVIILTTFARTGYFQRALKAGVRGYLLKDSPSEELASSIRRVMEGKRIYAPELMDDVYSEENPLTDREKEVLELVADGKNTQEIAEQLSIKTGTVRNYISTILDKLDVKNRIEAIKQSKEKGWFK; encoded by the coding sequence ATGATTAGAATCGTAATAGCGGAAGACCAGCAGATGCTGTTGGGCGCCTTCGGTTCACTTCTTAATTTGGAAGAGGATATGGAAGTGGTTGGGAAGGCTTCAAACGGGGAAGAAGCAGTAGCTTTAGTAAGAAAGCATCAGCCTGATATTTGCATAATGGATATTGAAATGCCTGGTAAAACAGGACTTGAAGCGGCAGAAGAGCTAAAAGGTCTAGACTGCAAAGTAATCATCCTAACTACCTTTGCACGAACTGGTTATTTTCAACGCGCTTTAAAAGCAGGAGTTCGTGGCTATTTGCTAAAGGACAGTCCAAGTGAAGAGTTGGCAAGTTCCATCCGTCGTGTCATGGAAGGAAAACGGATTTATGCTCCTGAACTAATGGATGATGTCTACTCCGAAGAAAATCCACTTACAGATCGTGAAAAGGAAGTACTCGAGCTCGTCGCCGATGGCAAAAACACACAAGAAATCGCCGAACAACTCAGCATCAAAACAGGCACCGTCCGTAACTACATCTCAACCATCCTAGACAAACTAGACGTCAAAAACCGAATCGAAGCCATCAAACAATCCAAAGAAAAAGGCTGGTTTAAATAA
- a CDS encoding sensor histidine kinase, which yields MIKRYMTFQKNSGISPYIWTILCILPFYFIFQTSSPIKIIVGIILTILFFIFYRIAFISKGWPVYLWTFILIGISITSTSLFSYVYFAFFLSYFIGNIKDRITFLTLYFIHLISTSASINFSIVQQDELFLKQLPFVIIIWISVILLPFNIHNKKEMGQLEEKLEDANKRISELVKLEERQRIARDLHDTLGQKLSLIGLKSDLARRLITKDPEQARNELKDVQQTARTALSEVRKMVSSMRGIRLKDEIVRVKQILKAAEINFEGNQDFSLKNVPLLTENILSMCLKEAVNNVVKHSGASSCSISIEQSWKEIVMTIHDNGVFKSDGDSDVKGSGLLGMKERLEFINGSIELLTKEGTTLVIRVPNDVKPSFKEEA from the coding sequence ATGATAAAGAGGTATATGACTTTCCAGAAAAATAGCGGTATATCACCTTATATTTGGACCATTCTTTGCATACTGCCATTTTATTTTATATTTCAAACATCCTCGCCTATTAAAATCATCGTTGGGATCATCCTTACCATTCTCTTTTTTATTTTCTATCGAATTGCATTTATTTCGAAAGGGTGGCCCGTTTATCTCTGGACCTTTATCTTAATAGGTATCTCAATTACTTCAACCAGCCTTTTTAGCTATGTTTATTTTGCTTTTTTTCTTTCTTATTTTATCGGTAATATTAAGGATCGAATTACATTTTTAACCTTATATTTTATTCATTTAATTAGTACATCTGCTTCCATTAACTTCAGCATTGTACAGCAGGATGAACTTTTTCTAAAGCAGTTGCCATTTGTCATCATCATTTGGATAAGTGTCATTTTGCTGCCATTTAATATTCATAACAAGAAGGAAATGGGGCAGCTTGAAGAAAAACTTGAGGATGCAAATAAACGAATTTCAGAGCTTGTTAAGTTAGAAGAGCGTCAGCGGATCGCTCGTGACCTGCATGACACTTTAGGTCAAAAGCTATCACTCATTGGCTTAAAAAGTGATTTAGCAAGGCGATTAATTACCAAAGATCCAGAGCAGGCACGTAATGAGTTAAAAGATGTGCAGCAAACGGCAAGAACAGCGTTAAGTGAAGTGAGAAAAATGGTGTCTTCTATGCGGGGAATCCGGTTAAAGGATGAGATCGTACGTGTAAAACAAATCTTGAAGGCGGCTGAAATCAACTTTGAAGGAAACCAAGATTTTTCATTGAAAAATGTTCCCTTATTAACAGAAAACATTCTCAGCATGTGTTTAAAAGAGGCAGTAAATAATGTAGTCAAGCATAGTGGCGCCAGTTCCTGCTCCATTTCCATTGAGCAATCATGGAAGGAAATTGTGATGACCATCCATGATAATGGCGTATTTAAAAGTGATGGGGATAGTGATGTGAAAGGAAGCGGACTTTTAGGAATGAAGGAACGCCTTGAGTTTATTAATGGCAGCATAGAACTTCTAACAAAAGAAGGAACAACTTTAGTAATCAGAGTGCCCAATGATGTAAAGCCGTCATTTAAAGAGGAGGCGTAA
- a CDS encoding fatty acid desaturase: MIEQNQKNLRKQVAPYEKSNLRASIWQMINTLVPFVLLWFLAYKSLTLSYILTLGISVLAAGFLVRIFIIFHDCCHHSFFKNRKANTILGTITGILTVFPYHQWHHDHSVHHATSSNLDKRGTGDIWVLTVDEYLAASAWERIKYRLYRNPLVMFGLGPIYVFLLKNRFNRKGARFNERMNTYITNTGIAALTVVLCLTLGWENFLLVQAPIFLISGSLGIWLFYVQHTFEDSYFEEDKHWEYVKAAVEGSSFYKLPKILQWLTGNIGYHHVHHLSPRVPNYKLEEAHNNTLPLQNVPTITLATSLSSLKFRLWDEQGKKFVSFKEIKALVKKQKEILRPEKA, translated from the coding sequence ATGATCGAACAAAATCAAAAGAATTTACGAAAGCAAGTTGCTCCTTATGAAAAATCAAATCTCCGAGCAAGCATTTGGCAGATGATTAATACCTTGGTACCTTTCGTTTTATTATGGTTCCTTGCGTATAAGAGCCTTACTTTATCATACATACTTACATTGGGTATCTCCGTACTTGCAGCAGGATTCTTAGTAAGGATATTCATCATTTTTCATGATTGCTGTCACCATTCTTTTTTTAAGAATAGGAAAGCAAATACAATTCTTGGAACAATCACGGGAATATTAACCGTGTTCCCCTACCACCAATGGCACCATGATCATTCTGTGCACCATGCAACCAGCAGTAACTTAGATAAGCGGGGAACAGGTGATATTTGGGTACTTACGGTGGATGAATACTTGGCTGCTTCAGCATGGGAGAGGATTAAATACAGGTTGTATCGTAATCCACTTGTTATGTTTGGATTAGGTCCAATTTATGTGTTTCTGCTTAAAAATCGCTTTAATCGAAAAGGCGCCCGGTTCAATGAACGTATGAACACGTATATAACCAATACAGGGATTGCTGCTTTAACGGTTGTGCTATGCTTAACACTTGGATGGGAGAACTTCCTACTGGTACAAGCACCTATCTTTTTAATATCAGGTTCACTTGGAATTTGGCTATTTTATGTGCAGCATACTTTTGAGGATTCTTACTTTGAAGAAGATAAACATTGGGAATATGTGAAAGCAGCTGTTGAGGGCAGTTCTTTCTATAAACTTCCGAAGATTTTACAATGGTTAACCGGAAATATTGGCTACCATCATGTTCACCATTTAAGCCCAAGGGTTCCAAATTATAAGCTAGAGGAAGCCCATAATAATACACTGCCATTACAAAACGTTCCAACCATCACATTAGCAACAAGCTTAAGTTCTCTCAAATTCCGTCTATGGGATGAGCAAGGGAAAAAATTTGTTAGCTTTAAAGAGATTAAGGCACTAGTAAAAAAACAGAAAGAGATTCTTCGACCAGAGAAAGCATAG
- a CDS encoding DoxX family protein: MNQSMSTVSLIRYAVAFVFITSGVMKLFSTELAEVFIHLGLPFPDIMLYGTAFLEIICGILILLNRSVKNAVIPLIGIMIAAIILTKFPLLNSGILPFAFKARLDIVMLLLLYILYKKSPS, translated from the coding sequence ATGAATCAATCGATGTCAACAGTTAGTTTAATCCGATACGCTGTGGCCTTTGTCTTTATTACGTCAGGTGTAATGAAATTATTTAGTACAGAACTTGCGGAAGTATTTATCCATTTAGGGCTGCCTTTTCCAGATATCATGTTGTATGGTACAGCCTTTTTAGAGATTATCTGCGGCATTCTGATCTTGCTTAATCGCAGTGTAAAAAATGCAGTTATCCCCTTAATTGGGATTATGATTGCGGCCATCATATTAACAAAGTTCCCACTCCTAAACAGTGGGATTTTACCATTCGCTTTCAAAGCGAGATTAGATATTGTAATGTTACTACTTTTGTATATTCTTTATAAAAAATCGCCTTCATAA
- a CDS encoding UvrB/UvrC motif-containing protein, protein MKDSQGTIIYVGKAKNLKRRVQSYFQQSKAHPQKIIKLVSNIRDFDILLTDTEFEAFMLECKLIREIKPLFNKMMKSPQSYSYIVIDKDTTYPEIKITNYRDEQDGRLYFGPFPSKARVETTIMGIKEAYKILCSNPKRQNSLCFNHSIGLCIGMCGGGPALQEYHAIMENIIALLNGENRKILDHMKKKMAEAAADFDFEAAARYRDRIDSTQFLLRKEKVIEFTEENKNLVVIENLSEDTFKFFLIKRNEILFRKIITIDSAEVTQLSSLITKIFNATDFPVSNHVKRDELDEAQIIYNYIKSSHCRYKAIPDKWIRNQKDKNIVEAVTKLIYKKQTLKK, encoded by the coding sequence ATGAAAGACTCCCAAGGAACCATCATTTATGTGGGAAAAGCAAAAAATTTAAAGCGAAGAGTGCAATCCTATTTCCAACAATCAAAAGCACATCCTCAAAAGATTATTAAGCTTGTCAGCAATATTAGAGATTTTGATATTCTGTTAACAGATACAGAATTTGAAGCGTTTATGCTCGAATGTAAATTAATTCGAGAGATAAAACCTCTATTTAATAAAATGATGAAAAGCCCTCAATCCTACTCCTACATTGTGATTGATAAGGACACGACGTATCCTGAAATTAAGATCACAAACTATCGGGATGAACAGGACGGCAGACTTTATTTTGGTCCCTTTCCTAGCAAAGCTAGAGTCGAAACAACGATAATGGGCATCAAGGAAGCCTATAAAATTCTTTGCAGTAATCCTAAGCGGCAGAATTCACTATGCTTCAACCATTCGATTGGGTTATGTATAGGGATGTGCGGCGGGGGACCTGCTTTACAGGAATACCATGCGATTATGGAAAATATCATAGCTTTACTGAATGGTGAGAATAGGAAAATACTTGATCATATGAAAAAGAAAATGGCTGAAGCCGCTGCAGATTTTGACTTTGAGGCTGCCGCTAGGTACAGAGATAGGATTGATTCCACCCAGTTTCTACTTCGAAAGGAAAAGGTCATTGAGTTTACGGAGGAAAATAAAAATCTTGTTGTTATAGAAAATTTAAGCGAGGATACCTTCAAGTTCTTTCTAATAAAACGCAATGAAATTCTATTTAGAAAAATAATTACCATCGATAGTGCCGAGGTTACTCAACTTAGCAGCCTCATCACCAAAATCTTTAACGCTACTGATTTTCCCGTCAGCAACCATGTAAAGAGAGATGAGCTTGATGAAGCGCAAATTATTTATAACTATATAAAAAGCAGCCATTGCCGCTATAAGGCGATTCCCGATAAATGGATTCGAAACCAAAAGGATAAAAATATTGTTGAGGCAGTTACGAAATTAATTTATAAAAAACAAACATTAAAAAAATAG
- a CDS encoding methyltransferase, protein MKEMNYDELLNIETEGNQRGYNKSFHYHRYEPTPYSALEKLFAEYELTSSDHIVDFGCGKGRLNFFIHHLFQSSVTGVEMNEKLFEEALENKASYLIKAKENKGKIQFHCCLAEKYEIHPLDNTFYFFNPFTIPIFWKIINNILVSVEEFKREVDVILYYPSEDYIYYLENHTSFELIKEVQLPGLYENNGNERFLIYRLAY, encoded by the coding sequence ATGAAAGAAATGAATTACGATGAATTGCTGAATATCGAAACAGAAGGAAATCAAAGGGGATATAACAAGTCCTTCCATTATCATAGATACGAGCCAACTCCATACAGTGCACTTGAAAAATTATTCGCGGAATATGAATTAACCAGCAGCGACCATATTGTTGATTTTGGCTGTGGAAAAGGAAGACTCAACTTCTTTATTCATCACCTATTTCAATCTTCCGTTACCGGGGTTGAGATGAACGAAAAACTATTCGAAGAAGCGCTGGAGAACAAAGCGAGCTATTTAATTAAAGCGAAAGAGAATAAAGGCAAGATTCAATTTCATTGCTGCTTGGCAGAAAAATATGAAATTCATCCTCTTGATAATACTTTTTATTTTTTTAATCCTTTTACGATACCGATATTTTGGAAAATCATTAATAATATCTTGGTTTCGGTTGAAGAATTCAAACGGGAAGTAGACGTGATTTTATATTATCCATCGGAGGATTATATCTATTATTTAGAAAACCACACTTCATTTGAGTTAATAAAAGAAGTTCAACTTCCTGGTTTATATGAGAATAATGGCAATGAACGATTCTTAATTTATCGTTTGGCATATTAA
- a CDS encoding SCO family protein has product MINNRYTKISFFLVIIFGLGLFYIGTDGFTAFTAETARVQQLKDDKPKFPDVTLEDSMGRKYSISEFEDKYVFITFLYTSCTTVCPELEYNMKQVYDKLPNSVKGEEIVFLSISFDPERDTPAVLNKYKDFFKSDGETWRMARIPNQAELESLLKAFGVIVIPDDNRNFAHNSAFYLVDKMGSLIDVMDYKKIDEAAQKVVNILENSEEE; this is encoded by the coding sequence ATGATCAATAATAGATATACGAAAATCTCATTTTTTCTTGTTATTATTTTTGGCCTTGGCTTGTTTTATATCGGAACCGATGGATTCACCGCATTTACTGCGGAAACTGCCAGAGTGCAGCAACTTAAAGATGATAAACCTAAATTCCCTGATGTTACGCTTGAGGACAGTATGGGACGAAAATATTCAATCTCTGAATTCGAAGATAAATATGTATTTATTACATTTCTCTATACATCCTGTACCACTGTTTGTCCTGAATTAGAATATAACATGAAGCAAGTTTACGATAAACTTCCTAATAGCGTTAAAGGAGAAGAAATAGTCTTTTTAAGCATAAGCTTCGATCCTGAAAGAGATACACCCGCTGTATTAAACAAGTACAAAGACTTTTTTAAAAGTGATGGTGAAACCTGGAGGATGGCAAGAATCCCGAACCAGGCTGAGTTAGAATCTTTATTAAAAGCATTTGGTGTCATTGTGATCCCAGATGATAACAGAAATTTTGCTCATAATTCTGCTTTTTATTTAGTCGATAAAATGGGCAGTCTGATTGACGTAATGGACTATAAAAAAATCGATGAAGCTGCTCAAAAGGTTGTTAACATCCTGGAAAACAGTGAGGAGGAGTAA